Proteins from a single region of Hydra vulgaris chromosome 12, alternate assembly HydraT2T_AEP:
- the LOC136089081 gene encoding uncharacterized protein LOC136089081, giving the protein MPKIIKNLRTRNESKRYAGLPSELPISDLPTYRQVIQYSYLICKNMYEVTSISSLEIISKVTNELIGLWSRVNPKLPLIHQKSVAKKISRLLKRVLSAEGKCKNANKNKEYLDNNFEHLFDLSSCGCGLPVVACNNRSVKCKNPLDCKTTHFACLCESGKKVPPLDREYLKDQKSKIGITGRFQIGTVDKKTAAREKRKQERETNEQIKRCTKLPAAEIQCDSNLDNELFDNNNKFESDPDFSITVPVEKNYTHLTNLAKAAIRFEISDAATAALATAVLIDYGIVKKFNKSQIITEKKIFGEKKRISSIISSKHLADVKELKVIGIDGKIDKSTLVHSVSYNTNEDPIIVASTKEEHHLTFTAEYGPTAQNYLTHVVIPNGTGATMANATANVLTEYNSAQSLIAVIVDNTTSNTGADNGLVIKLEKILKRSLHLLGCLLHQVELPLRHIICELDGSTNGPKSYKGPIGDAASHQTHEQLLVEFVPIYSEIELFVRNEVISDLSADQRKLY; this is encoded by the exons AtgcctaaaataataaaaaacctaaGAACTCGTAATGAAAGCAAGAGGTATGCTGGTTTGCCATCAGAGCTTCCAATAAGTGATCTTCCAACCTACAGACAAGTGATTCAATATTCATatcttatttgtaaaaatatgtatGAAGTAACAAGTATTAGTTCTCTAGAGATAATTTCAAAAGTGACAAATGAGTTGATCGGTCTGTGGAGTAGAGTTAATCCTAAGCTTCCTTTGATCCACCAGAAGTCAGTAGCCAAAAAAATTTCTAGACTTCTTAAGAGAGTTTTATCTGCTGAAGGAAAATgcaaaaatgcaaacaaaaacaagGAATATCTTGATAACAACTTTGAGCATTTGTTTGATTTGTCTTCTTGTGGTTGTGGACTTCCAGTTGTAGCTTGCAATAATAG aTCTGTTAAGTGTAAGAATCCTTTGGATTGCAAAACAACACACTTTGCTTGTCTCTGTGAAAGCGGCAAaaag gtACCACCATTGGATAGAGAATATTTAAAAgatcaaaaatctaaaattggAATAACAGGAAGATTTCAAATTGGTACAGTAGATAAAAAAACAGCTGCCAGAGAAAAAAGAAAGCAAGAGAGAGAAACTAACGAGCAGATAAAAAGATGTACTAAGTTGCCTGCTGCGGAAATTCAATGTGATTCCAATCTGGATAATGAGTTAtttgataacaataataaatttgaatctGATCCAGACTTTTCTATAACCGTGccagttgaaaaaaattatactcaTTTAACAAATTTGGCAAAAGCTGCTATACGGTTTGAAATTAGCGATGCTGCAACAGCTGCATTGGCAACAGCTGTATTAATAGACTAtggtattgtaaaaaaatttaataaatcacaaataataactgaaaaaaagatttttggagaaaaaaaaagaatcagcTCTATCATAAGTTCTAAGCACTTAGCTGATGTTAAAGAATTAAAGGTTATTGGAATTGATGGAAAAATTGACAAGTCTACATTAGTACATTCTGTCAGTTATAACACTAATGAAGATCCTATTATTGTTGCTTCAACCAAAGAAGAACATCATCTTACATTTACAGCAGAATATGGACCAACAgcacaaaattatttgactCATGTAGTTATACCTAATGGAACTGGCGCTACCATGGCAAACGCTACTGCAAATGTTTTAACAGAATATAATAGTGCTCAGAGCTTAATTGCTGTTATTGTAGATAACACAACTTCTAATACAGGTGCAGATAACGGTTTGGTTATAAAACTcgaaaaaattcttaaaagaaGTTTGCACCTTTTAGGATGTTTGCTTCATCAAGTTGAACTTCCACTGCGACACATTATATGTGAATTAGATGGAAGCACAAATGGTCCTAAGTCTTATAAGGGGCCTATTGGAGATGCTGCATCTCATCAAACTCATGAACAGCTATTGGTTGAGTTTGTTCCCATATATTCGGAAATAGAGTTGTTTGTTAGAAATGAGGTTATAAGTGATCTTAGTGCAGACCAGCGAAAGCTTTATTAG